GGTGAGCAGCAGGCGGTTGCCGCGCAGGTGGTCGCGCTCTATGCGGTGCAGGGCTTCGCGGGCGTGGCTGATGACGCGGCGCCGGACGCGGGTGTGCGTGGGGTGGACGATGTAGCCGAGGAAGTCGATGCCGGTGCTCAGCGGCTGCAGCTTGACCTCGGGCTTCAGGCGCAGCCGCAGCTCGGTGTGCAGGAAGCGCTCGATGGCGTGCTGCCATTGCTCGAGCTGGGCGCGGTCGTGGTGGGCGAGCACGAAGTCGTCGACGTAGCGGATGTAGCGCTTGGCGCACAGCTGGTGTTTGACGAACTGGTCCAGCCGGTCGAGGTAGACGTTGGCGAAGAACTGGCTGGAGAGGTTGCCGATGGGCAGGCCGCGGCCGCGGCCGGCGTTGTGCAGGCGCTTGTGCGGCGGCACGAGGGCGCGCTCCTGGCGAGTGGCGCGGTAGTGCACGCCCTGGGCGGTGGGCGACCGGCGTAGCAGGGCGTGGGCGACGCGCTGCGTGGCGTCCGGCAGGCCGTGGGCGGCCATGCGTCGCTTGAGGATTCGCCATAGGGTGGGCCGGTGGATGGCGTTGAAGAAGTTGGCGACGTCCAGCTGCAGGTACCAGCCGCCGCGCTGGCCGCTGTGGACCTGGCGCACGAAGCGCTGCAGGCGGGTGACGGCGGCGTGTGTGCCCTTGCCGGGGCGGTTGCTGTAGCTGTCGTGGATGAAGCCGGGCTCGAAGATGCGCTCCAGCTGGGGAACCAGCCAGTGGTGCACGACGCGGTCGCCGAAGTCCGGCGCGTGGATCTCGCGCGCCTTGTTGCGGCTGGCGATGAAGCAGGTGCTGGGTGCGGGCGACCAGGTGCC
The window above is part of the Algiphilus sp. genome. Proteins encoded here:
- a CDS encoding reverse transcriptase domain-containing protein, giving the protein MTKPRYPQGCPAGSQACGDASSSLFAGDSDNAWIVNFHNGNANIYNRDNDNAFVRAVRGPVRAASECQGAVSFAGLYRAWQAARRHKRPSRNQLAFEADWADNLLALEARITAGTWSPAPSTCFIASRNKAREIHAPDFGDRVVHHWLVPQLERIFEPGFIHDSYSNRPGKGTHAAVTRLQRFVRQVHSGQRGGWYLQLDVANFFNAIHRPTLWRILKRRMAAHGLPDATQRVAHALLRRSPTAQGVHYRATRQERALVPPHKRLHNAGRGRGLPIGNLSSQFFANVYLDRLDQFVKHQLCAKRYIRYVDDFVLAHHDRAQLEQWQHAIERFLHTELRLRLKPEVKLQPLSTGIDFLGYIVHPTHTRVRRRVISHAREALHRIERDHLRGNRLLLTPEQLRRAVSTWHSYRAHFRHANARALVDGFHRHHPWLHAITARRRLDYQLEGRRIAIPVSEHRP